A DNA window from Campylobacter lari contains the following coding sequences:
- a CDS encoding BspA family leucine-rich repeat surface protein: MFKIPFSKTPKFNQDLNNWNIDSVISTQSMFSGCINFNQKLSNWNLENIPRKKYMFFNTAIKH; encoded by the coding sequence ATTTTCAAAATTCCTTTTTCAAAAACTCCAAAATTTAATCAAGATTTAAACAATTGGAATATTGATAGTGTTATAAGCACACAAAGTATGTTTAGTGGATGTATAAATTTCAATCAAAAACTATCAAACTGGAATTTAGAAAATATCCCGAGAAAAAAATATATGTTTTTTAATACCGCTATAAAACATTAA
- a CDS encoding peptidoglycan D,D-transpeptidase FtsI family protein, whose amino-acid sequence MLSNTIRNRVSKVAFAFCMALFFMALFLLSTFFLTSKRHIPNTQKEQYFSALRGNIITSDNFTVTSSRQIYRAEIDLRSLNPDKKDLFLTLFQIYSGASDEQMQDIKKRMLAKKKRSYNFILLQDINSKDASYLKELAKKLYTQGFFKSFTNNNGRVETRGLDIIEHKEDRVYMPKDSLTPIIGYTRTYMDEQSEIFKNVGIKGLEKYYNECLNPLQNAKIQGLRDIGGNIILNLHSYEQRKIDGCNLYLNISLKLQKGLEKAIDKRNEDLKANEIIVAIMESKSGKILALASSRRYDPQNRGKDLSVLNASAIEYGYEAGSVIKPFIFTTALMLDKIKVDEIIDTQGGQYKLGRFTIRDDHKKNKMSMEEVITYSSNVGMIKIAQRLSNLEIISGLRIFRFGEKSGIDLPYEQKGEIPNPKRLREVEKSVLSYGYGLKTTFIQLLAAYNVFNNDGIYITPQIANKIYQDGRLIKLDDEVKKEKILSSKAAKEMQQILINVIEKGTGKKARTQGIIIGGKTGTARIAERKGYTSNRYNASFFGFANDEKNTYTIGVLVRHPTKAYSYYAAQSALPMFKDTVNLLIKESYLKPIIESKNNDIKK is encoded by the coding sequence ATGCTTTCAAACACCATTAGAAATAGGGTTTCAAAAGTAGCTTTTGCTTTTTGTATGGCTCTGTTTTTTATGGCCTTATTTTTACTTTCTACTTTTTTTCTAACCTCAAAACGCCATATACCAAACACTCAAAAAGAACAATATTTTTCCGCTCTTAGAGGCAATATCATCACAAGCGATAATTTTACCGTAACTTCTAGTAGGCAAATTTATAGAGCTGAAATTGATCTAAGGAGCTTAAATCCCGATAAAAAGGATTTATTTTTAACTCTTTTTCAAATTTATAGTGGCGCAAGTGATGAACAAATGCAAGATATAAAAAAAAGAATGCTTGCAAAGAAAAAAAGAAGTTATAATTTTATTTTACTCCAAGATATTAACTCAAAAGATGCAAGTTATTTAAAAGAACTAGCTAAAAAACTTTATACTCAAGGTTTTTTTAAATCCTTCACAAATAATAATGGCAGAGTGGAGACAAGAGGGCTTGATATTATAGAACACAAAGAAGATCGTGTATATATGCCAAAAGATTCACTTACTCCAATCATAGGCTACACAAGAACCTATATGGATGAGCAAAGTGAAATTTTTAAAAATGTCGGCATAAAAGGTTTGGAAAAATACTATAATGAATGTTTAAATCCTTTGCAAAATGCTAAAATTCAAGGTTTAAGAGATATAGGTGGTAATATTATCTTAAATTTGCATTCTTATGAACAACGGAAAATAGATGGTTGTAATTTATACTTAAATATTTCCTTAAAACTTCAAAAAGGTTTAGAAAAAGCTATCGATAAAAGAAATGAAGATCTAAAAGCCAATGAAATTATAGTTGCCATCATGGAAAGCAAAAGCGGAAAAATTCTAGCACTTGCTAGCTCAAGAAGATACGATCCGCAAAATCGCGGAAAAGATCTATCTGTGCTCAATGCAAGTGCCATAGAATATGGCTATGAAGCAGGATCTGTTATAAAACCTTTTATATTTACCACTGCATTAATGCTTGATAAAATCAAAGTTGATGAAATCATTGATACTCAAGGTGGACAATACAAACTTGGTCGTTTTACCATACGCGATGATCACAAAAAAAACAAAATGAGCATGGAAGAAGTTATTACTTACTCTTCAAATGTCGGTATGATTAAAATTGCCCAAAGATTAAGTAATCTTGAAATCATCTCAGGACTTAGAATTTTTCGTTTTGGAGAAAAAAGCGGTATTGATCTTCCTTATGAGCAAAAAGGAGAAATACCAAATCCAAAAAGATTAAGAGAAGTTGAAAAATCTGTATTAAGTTATGGTTATGGCTTGAAAACAACTTTTATACAACTTTTAGCTGCTTATAATGTATTTAACAATGATGGAATTTACATCACCCCACAAATTGCAAATAAAATTTATCAAGATGGGCGTTTAATAAAACTTGATGATGAAGTTAAAAAAGAAAAAATTCTTTCAAGCAAAGCTGCCAAAGAAATGCAGCAAATTTTAATTAATGTTATAGAAAAAGGAACCGGTAAAAAAGCACGAACTCAAGGTATCATTATAGGTGGAAAAACGGGTACAGCTAGGATTGCTGAAAGAAAAGGCTATACTTCAAATCGCTATAATGCCTCGTTTTTTGGCTTTGCAAATGATGAGAAAAATACCTACACCATTGGAGTTTTAGTAAGACATCCTACCAAAGCTTATAGTTATTATGCCGCACAAAGTGCTTTACCTATGTTTAAAGATACAGTAAATCTTTTGATTAAAGAAAGTTATTTAAAACCCATAATAGAAAGCAAAAACAATGACATTAAAAAATAA
- the fliE gene encoding flagellar hook-basal body complex protein FliE, with translation MNTINGINQFNNVNNKNNNNNTSNIGDEFSSLLKNSINDLNKTQETAEAAMVDIATGEVKDLHQAAIAISKAESSMKFMLEVRNKAINAYKEISRTQI, from the coding sequence ATGAACACTATTAATGGTATAAATCAATTTAACAATGTTAATAACAAAAACAATAATAACAACACAAGCAACATAGGAGATGAGTTTTCGAGTTTATTAAAAAATTCCATCAACGATCTTAATAAAACTCAAGAAACCGCCGAAGCTGCTATGGTAGACATTGCAACAGGTGAAGTCAAAGACTTACATCAAGCTGCAATTGCGATTAGCAAAGCTGAATCAAGTATGAAATTTATGCTTGAAGTTAGAAATAAGGCTATAAACGCATATAAAGAAATTTCAAGAACTCAAATTTAA
- the flgC gene encoding flagellar basal body rod protein FlgC, with the protein MAYLSDFDISGYGLSAQRFRMNVISSNIANANTTRTAEGGPYRRREVIFKATDFNELLNKQIAKDNNFLEYENPLNDPASQKDAKPAIMSVVVDKVVRDDKDFRMKFDPSHPDANEQGYVAYPNINPVIEMADLIEATRAYQANVSAFTSTKTIAQSAIDLLRG; encoded by the coding sequence ATGGCTTATTTAAGTGATTTTGATATTAGTGGATATGGACTTAGTGCTCAACGCTTTAGAATGAATGTAATTAGCTCAAATATAGCTAATGCTAATACTACTAGAACAGCAGAAGGTGGTCCATATAGAAGAAGAGAAGTGATTTTTAAAGCAACTGATTTTAACGAATTGCTAAACAAGCAAATAGCTAAAGATAATAATTTTTTAGAATATGAAAATCCTTTAAACGATCCTGCTTCGCAAAAAGATGCAAAACCTGCTATAATGAGCGTAGTAGTTGATAAAGTTGTAAGAGATGATAAAGATTTTCGTATGAAATTTGACCCATCTCATCCAGATGCGAATGAACAAGGTTATGTTGCTTATCCAAATATAAATCCTGTTATTGAAATGGCCGATTTAATAGAAGCAACAAGAGCTTATCAAGCTAATGTAAGTGCCTTTACTAGCACCAAAACTATAGCACAAAGTGCGATAGATTTACTAAGAGGTTAA
- the flgB gene encoding flagellar basal body rod protein FlgB: MISPFKSKELIVDALAGRNLRSQMINSNLANVDTPFYKARDIEFETALVNRANEIFKKKDTKELELASTNTNHQKPWKFPDPNKSTIYLRDGHLARNDANTVDLDVETTEMSKNTMMISALDGVLRRQSNIFSTIIETSSKLG, encoded by the coding sequence ATGATAAGCCCTTTTAAGTCAAAAGAACTTATTGTTGATGCTTTAGCAGGAAGAAACCTAAGAAGTCAAATGATTAATTCTAACCTTGCAAATGTTGATACTCCTTTTTATAAAGCAAGAGATATAGAATTTGAAACTGCTTTAGTTAATAGAGCAAATGAAATTTTCAAAAAAAAAGATACTAAAGAGCTTGAATTAGCAAGCACAAATACAAATCATCAAAAACCTTGGAAATTTCCAGACCCTAATAAATCAACTATTTATTTAAGAGATGGGCATTTGGCAAGAAATGATGCAAATACAGTAGATCTTGATGTAGAAACTACTGAAATGAGCAAAAATACTATGATGATTTCTGCTTTAGATGGTGTTTTAAGAAGACAAAGTAATATTTTTTCAACCATCATAGAAACAAGCTCTAAATTAGGCTAG
- the aat gene encoding leucyl/phenylalanyl-tRNA--protein transferase gives MKKLNLYSKLLKSPDDAPVFISEKLEVDFIPHAYSLGLFPWTSNPVTWWCPSPRMVLLPDEVHIQKSIKKSLKAYEIRLNFDFNSLINHCAKRKKTWISQEFIQVYTKLFEQNLAHSVEVYENDVLIGGLYGLIIGKIFFGESMISLKKDASKVALIRLCELLKPYDFLIDCQVPNEHLKFMGAKEMTKKDFLKTLEKKVSLESGFKNFKNLL, from the coding sequence ATGAAAAAATTGAATTTGTATTCTAAACTTTTAAAAAGCCCTGATGATGCGCCTGTTTTTATTAGTGAAAAACTAGAAGTAGATTTTATACCTCATGCTTATAGCTTAGGGCTTTTTCCATGGACTAGCAATCCTGTTACTTGGTGGTGTCCTTCTCCTAGAATGGTGCTTTTACCTGATGAAGTGCACATACAAAAAAGCATAAAAAAATCTTTAAAAGCTTATGAAATAAGACTTAATTTTGATTTTAACTCGCTTATAAATCATTGTGCAAAAAGAAAAAAAACTTGGATAAGTCAAGAATTTATACAAGTTTATACAAAGCTTTTTGAGCAAAATTTAGCTCATAGTGTTGAAGTTTATGAAAATGATGTTTTAATCGGCGGTTTATACGGACTTATAATAGGTAAAATATTTTTTGGTGAAAGTATGATAAGTCTTAAAAAAGATGCCTCAAAAGTAGCTCTAATAAGACTTTGTGAGCTTTTAAAACCATATGATTTTTTAATAGATTGTCAAGTGCCTAATGAGCATTTAAAATTTATGGGTGCTAAAGAAATGACAAAAAAAGATTTTTTGAAAACACTAGAAAAAAAAGTTTCACTTGAAAGTGGCTTTAAAAATTTCAAAAATTTACTATAA
- a CDS encoding AAA family ATPase — MKYKELIDSFIPNARHLSFINHHEFITCEHLLFALVKLSNDFKNLLEEIGDGDLQGFENELKNYLAKNNEILKKEIEPIFSVILENILHKLNAKNQTSVIDFIIALCKEEKAYSYNILKKHLIEEEKIKELLQNAEFENLKTHTIELVELAKKGKIDPVIGRKFELERMMQILSRRKKNNPILVGEPGVGKSAIIDGLALAIAEEKVPKHLKNSKIYSLDMTSLLSGTKYRGDFEKRLKDIIKELENIPNAILFIDEIHTIVGTGASNESHADMSNLLKPALSNGNIKCIGATTFIEYKNTFDKNKALSRRFAKIDIDEPSEEECFLILQGLKSKYENFHKIKISDEILQTSIKLAKQFLHDKFLPDSAIDLIDELGASFALEDKKSKKIVKIKDLENTLARMTHSHKIYESDQGKILKNLEQNLKQNIFGQDEAIKALCSILKQSYAGLKGKNTPKGVFLFTGSSGVGKTELAKNLAQILNLNLERFDMSEYSQKHDVSKLIGTSAGYVGYEDGGLLSNSIRKNPFSVVLFDEIEKAHPDLTNTFLQIFDNASLTDNSGLKADFKNTIIIMTSNLGLKESNELGFLSSDKEKSNKAIKDFFAPEFINRIDKIIHFNDLSQEILEQIVQKELDLMAKNLNNITMEADKKVKEFLAKKTNNKEFGVRLLKRIIAEELGERLSDEILFGKLKNGGKLKLKLSKNEKIEFVF; from the coding sequence ATGAAATATAAAGAATTGATTGACTCATTTATACCAAATGCAAGACATTTAAGCTTTATCAATCATCATGAATTTATCACTTGTGAGCATTTGCTTTTTGCTTTAGTTAAGCTTAGCAATGATTTTAAAAATCTACTTGAAGAAATCGGAGATGGTGATTTACAAGGCTTTGAAAATGAATTAAAAAATTATCTAGCTAAAAATAATGAAATTTTAAAAAAAGAAATAGAACCTATTTTTTCTGTGATCTTGGAAAATATATTACACAAGCTAAATGCAAAAAATCAAACAAGTGTGATTGATTTTATCATTGCACTTTGCAAAGAAGAAAAAGCTTATTCTTATAATATCTTAAAAAAACACCTAATAGAAGAAGAAAAAATAAAAGAATTGTTACAAAATGCTGAATTTGAAAATTTAAAAACCCATACCATAGAGCTAGTTGAGCTTGCAAAAAAAGGCAAAATAGATCCTGTTATAGGTAGGAAATTTGAACTTGAAAGAATGATGCAAATTCTAAGCCGTCGTAAGAAAAATAATCCCATTTTAGTTGGTGAACCAGGTGTTGGTAAAAGTGCCATTATAGATGGGCTAGCACTAGCTATAGCTGAAGAAAAAGTGCCAAAACATTTAAAAAACTCAAAAATTTATAGCCTTGATATGACAAGCTTACTTTCGGGGACAAAATATAGGGGTGATTTTGAAAAAAGGTTAAAAGATATCATTAAAGAATTAGAAAATATCCCTAATGCTATTTTATTTATAGATGAAATTCACACCATAGTAGGAACCGGCGCAAGCAATGAAAGTCATGCAGATATGTCAAATTTATTAAAACCTGCATTAAGTAATGGCAATATCAAATGCATAGGTGCAACTACTTTCATAGAATACAAAAATACCTTTGATAAAAACAAAGCTCTAAGTAGAAGATTTGCAAAAATTGATATAGATGAGCCAAGCGAAGAAGAGTGTTTTTTGATCTTGCAAGGCTTAAAAAGCAAATATGAAAATTTTCACAAAATCAAAATCAGTGATGAAATTTTACAAACAAGTATAAAACTAGCAAAACAATTTTTACATGATAAATTTTTACCCGATAGTGCAATTGATTTAATTGATGAACTTGGCGCAAGCTTTGCTTTAGAAGATAAAAAAAGTAAAAAAATAGTAAAAATAAAAGATTTAGAAAATACTTTAGCAAGAATGACACATTCTCATAAAATTTATGAAAGTGATCAAGGTAAAATCTTAAAAAATTTAGAGCAAAACTTAAAGCAAAATATTTTTGGACAAGATGAAGCCATTAAAGCTTTGTGTTCTATTTTAAAACAAAGCTATGCGGGGTTAAAAGGCAAAAATACCCCAAAAGGCGTGTTTTTATTTACCGGTTCAAGTGGAGTTGGTAAAACCGAACTTGCAAAAAATTTAGCACAAATTTTAAACCTTAATCTTGAAAGATTTGACATGAGTGAATACTCGCAAAAACATGATGTGAGCAAACTCATAGGAACTTCAGCAGGTTATGTGGGCTATGAAGATGGCGGCTTGCTTAGTAACAGCATTAGAAAAAATCCATTTAGCGTAGTCTTATTTGATGAGATAGAAAAAGCTCATCCTGATTTAACTAATACCTTTTTACAAATTTTTGATAATGCAAGTTTAACAGATAATAGTGGATTAAAAGCTGATTTTAAAAATACTATTATCATTATGACTTCAAATTTAGGTCTCAAAGAAAGTAATGAACTTGGTTTTTTAAGCAGTGATAAAGAAAAAAGTAATAAAGCCATAAAAGATTTCTTCGCACCTGAATTTATCAACCGTATAGATAAAATCATTCATTTTAATGACTTAAGTCAAGAAATTTTAGAACAAATCGTTCAAAAAGAACTAGATTTAATGGCAAAAAATTTAAACAACATCACCATGGAAGCTGATAAAAAAGTAAAAGAATTTCTTGCTAAAAAAACTAATAATAAAGAATTTGGAGTAAGATTATTAAAGCGCATTATTGCCGAAGAATTAGGCGAGAGATTAAGTGATGAAATTTTATTTGGAAAATTAAAAAATGGTGGTAAATTAAAACTCAAACTTTCCAAAAATGAAAAAATTGAATTTGTATTCTAA
- a CDS encoding ATP-dependent Clp protease adaptor ClpS, with the protein MGLKNEILEQQKLAEPKMFKVLLLNDDITTMDFVIEILMNIFHHDFEKASAIMLEIHHQGSGVCGIYTEEIALSKKQQVDMAAKNNDFPLQTRIEEQ; encoded by the coding sequence ATGGGTCTAAAAAATGAAATTTTAGAACAACAAAAACTAGCAGAACCTAAAATGTTTAAGGTTTTGCTTTTAAATGATGATATTACCACTATGGATTTTGTAATTGAAATTTTAATGAATATTTTTCATCATGATTTTGAAAAAGCAAGTGCAATTATGCTTGAAATCCATCATCAAGGAAGCGGAGTTTGTGGCATATATACAGAAGAAATTGCACTTAGCAAAAAACAGCAAGTTGACATGGCAGCAAAAAATAATGATTTTCCACTCCAAACAAGGATAGAAGAACAATGA
- a CDS encoding TlpA family protein disulfide reductase, translated as MKKFTYLFFTFAFAFLISACSSEEKIENEFAFAEYKMGDEILLKSVNGGEKILVRTQNGFVVKGEESKILMFDFFGTFCTPCQEEATHLTSLWQKNADNFIIIGLSHFENVSDQAVKDFAIKYGAYYFLSNSKENDRIVAQALKDINYQSMEQLPFKVVLKGGNYQDLTDFWNKDSKSYVKYYLGKVSTEIMQEDITRILNGSKK; from the coding sequence ATGAAAAAATTTACTTATTTGTTTTTTACATTTGCTTTTGCATTTTTAATAAGTGCTTGCTCAAGTGAAGAAAAAATCGAAAATGAATTTGCATTTGCTGAGTATAAAATGGGTGATGAAATTCTTTTAAAAAGTGTCAATGGTGGCGAGAAAATCCTAGTAAGAACACAAAATGGTTTTGTAGTAAAAGGTGAAGAGAGTAAAATTTTGATGTTTGATTTTTTTGGAACCTTTTGCACACCTTGTCAAGAAGAAGCCACTCATCTAACAAGTTTGTGGCAAAAAAATGCTGACAATTTTATCATCATAGGACTAAGTCATTTTGAAAATGTTAGCGATCAAGCTGTAAAAGATTTTGCCATTAAATATGGGGCTTATTATTTCTTAAGCAATTCTAAAGAAAACGATAGAATTGTTGCACAAGCATTAAAAGATATCAACTATCAAAGCATGGAACAACTTCCTTTTAAAGTAGTTTTAAAAGGTGGAAATTATCAAGATCTAACAGATTTTTGGAATAAAGACTCAAAAAGTTATGTGAAATATTATCTTGGAAAAGTTTCTACTGAGATTATGCAAGAAGATATTACTAGGATATTAAATGGGTCTAAAAAATGA
- the smpB gene encoding SsrA-binding protein SmpB, translating to MKKTIVKNKKAFFDYEILEKFEAGIVLKGSEVVALRASRANLKDSFVRIIKGEIFLLNAHISHLSTTHSFYKHDEKGARKLLMHKKQIDRLFGKISTQGFTIVPLELYFNEKNKAKVLIALAKGKNLHDKRESLKKKQADLEARAAMKNHY from the coding sequence ATGAAAAAAACTATAGTAAAAAACAAAAAAGCTTTTTTTGATTATGAAATTTTGGAAAAATTTGAAGCAGGTATTGTTTTAAAAGGTTCTGAAGTAGTGGCATTAAGAGCTAGTAGAGCAAATTTGAAAGATTCTTTTGTGCGTATTATCAAAGGTGAAATTTTCTTACTTAATGCTCATATTTCTCATCTTAGCACTACACATTCTTTTTATAAGCATGATGAAAAAGGTGCGCGAAAACTTTTAATGCATAAAAAGCAAATCGATAGGCTTTTTGGTAAAATTAGCACCCAAGGCTTTACTATAGTGCCATTAGAACTTTATTTTAATGAAAAAAATAAAGCAAAAGTCTTAATAGCCTTAGCCAAAGGAAAAAACTTACACGATAAAAGAGAAAGCTTAAAGAAAAAACAAGCAGATCTTGAAGCAAGAGCTGCTATGAAAAATCATTATTAA
- a CDS encoding 4-(cytidine 5'-diphospho)-2-C-methyl-D-erythritol kinase: protein MKAYAKANIFLKIIGIDLRSYHLLQSRFILLKNIFDELSFSDEKTKEGFEITGNFTQDTIIHKAYKELENLGFSNELNEFFKDKSLKLIKNIPIGGGLGGSSTDAVVFLLMINETLNLKLNQQQLKQICQKLGSDLIFFLSGYDSANVSGCGEIVEYFEDDFAQLDFTFPAIECSSAKVYKAFDESSYDLTANLNLAKTLKTLKTSEILEYKNTDLNDLFAPCVKIYPKMQTFLNEAYFLSGSGSGVFKAK, encoded by the coding sequence ATGAAAGCTTACGCAAAAGCTAATATTTTTTTAAAAATCATAGGAATTGATTTAAGATCTTATCATTTATTACAATCACGCTTTATTTTACTAAAAAATATTTTTGATGAGTTAAGCTTTAGTGATGAAAAAACCAAAGAAGGGTTTGAAATCACTGGAAATTTTACTCAAGATACTATCATACACAAAGCTTATAAAGAATTAGAAAATTTAGGTTTTTCTAATGAATTAAATGAATTTTTTAAAGACAAAAGTTTAAAGCTTATCAAAAACATTCCCATAGGCGGAGGCCTTGGTGGAAGCAGTACTGATGCGGTTGTATTTTTATTAATGATCAACGAAACTTTAAATTTAAAACTCAACCAACAACAACTTAAACAAATCTGCCAAAAACTTGGCTCTGATTTAATCTTTTTTTTAAGCGGATATGATAGTGCAAATGTTAGCGGGTGTGGCGAGATTGTAGAATATTTTGAAGATGATTTTGCCCAACTTGATTTTACTTTTCCAGCTATTGAATGCTCAAGTGCAAAAGTATATAAAGCATTTGATGAAAGTTCATATGATTTAACAGCGAATTTAAATTTAGCCAAAACACTTAAAACACTCAAAACAAGTGAAATTTTAGAGTATAAAAATACTGATTTAAACGACTTATTTGCTCCTTGTGTAAAAATTTATCCTAAAATGCAAACTTTTCTTAATGAGGCTTATTTTTTAAGTGGAAGTGGAAGTGGAGTTTTTAAGGCTAAATGA
- the csrA gene encoding carbon storage regulator CsrA — MLILSRKENESIKIGDDIEIKVVQTGKGYAKIGIEAPKSLMILRKELIEQVKSENLHAISDETIKLDDLSKKLKK, encoded by the coding sequence ATGTTAATTTTATCAAGAAAAGAAAATGAAAGTATAAAAATCGGAGATGATATAGAAATCAAAGTAGTTCAAACAGGCAAAGGCTATGCTAAAATAGGCATCGAAGCTCCAAAGTCTTTAATGATACTACGCAAAGAGCTTATCGAGCAAGTAAAAAGTGAAAATTTACATGCAATTAGCGATGAAACGATAAAACTTGACGATCTGAGTAAAAAGCTTAAAAAATGA
- the truB gene encoding tRNA pseudouridine(55) synthase TruB (catalyzes isomerization of specific uridines in RNA to pseudouridine; responsible for residues in T loops of many tRNAs): MNKLFVAYKPSGISSNAFLGKLKKKYKNKKAGFSGTLDPFAKGVLLIAFDQYTKLFRFFDKNPKVYKATLWLGVHSLSLDNQNIKEINLINAFDEQILEQIKNELLGKITYTPPAFCAKKIDGVRSYELAKRGFEVNLKSCVMEIFYTKILHYNHPFLTIEIAVSEGSYIRSYCELFARKLGIKATLSSLERLSEGRFFYENEKELNPLAYLNLRKNTIKYPQKLHNGQKIFLDDLEIQEEGSYILEEKDFFSIISIQDNQVQYYLNKVLKC; this comes from the coding sequence ATGAATAAACTTTTTGTAGCTTATAAACCAAGTGGTATAAGTTCTAATGCTTTTTTAGGCAAACTCAAGAAAAAATATAAAAACAAAAAAGCAGGTTTTTCAGGAACACTTGATCCTTTTGCAAAAGGTGTTTTACTCATAGCCTTTGATCAATACACAAAACTTTTTCGTTTTTTTGATAAAAATCCAAAAGTTTATAAAGCAACACTTTGGCTAGGCGTGCATTCACTAAGCCTTGATAATCAAAATATCAAAGAAATCAATCTTATAAATGCTTTTGATGAGCAAATTTTAGAACAAATTAAAAATGAACTTTTAGGTAAAATCACCTACACCCCACCCGCATTTTGTGCAAAAAAAATAGATGGAGTGCGCTCTTATGAGCTTGCAAAAAGAGGTTTTGAAGTCAATTTAAAATCCTGTGTTATGGAAATTTTTTATACTAAAATTTTACACTATAACCACCCCTTTTTAACCATAGAAATAGCAGTTAGTGAGGGTTCTTATATACGCTCTTATTGTGAATTATTTGCTAGAAAACTTGGTATTAAAGCCACATTAAGCTCATTGGAGCGTTTAAGCGAGGGAAGGTTTTTTTATGAGAATGAAAAAGAGTTAAATCCTTTAGCTTATTTAAATCTTAGAAAAAATACGATAAAATACCCCCAAAAATTACACAATGGACAAAAAATATTTTTGGACGATTTGGAAATTCAAGAAGAAGGTAGCTATATTTTAGAAGAAAAAGATTTTTTTTCTATCATTTCTATCCAAGATAATCAAGTGCAATATTATTTAAATAAGGTATTAAAATGTTAA